A DNA window from Hoplias malabaricus isolate fHopMal1 chromosome 5, fHopMal1.hap1, whole genome shotgun sequence contains the following coding sequences:
- the LOC136697869 gene encoding transcription factor HES-5-like, protein MAPTFLATSDYSKLSNKEKHKLRKPVVEKMRRDRINNCIEQLKVMLEKEFHQQDPNTKLEKADILEMTVVFLKQQLQLQVSAPLKAHHDGYAQCWRETMTFLSANSKLDMALQHLNHCQETQRAQKDLHVSPVNLQSSQVSVKQEMNTSRAVWRPW, encoded by the exons ATGGCTCCTACCTTCCTAGCTACTTCTGACTACTCTAAGCTTTCCAACAAGGAAAAACATAAA TTAAGGAAACCAGTTGTGGAGAAAATGCGCAGAGATCGCATCAACAACTGCATTGAGCAACTCAAGGTGATGCTGGAGAAGGAGTTCCACCAGCAGGACCCTAACACCAAGCTGGAGAAGGCTGACATTCTGGAGATGACTGTGGTCTTCCTCAAGCAACAGCTGCAGCTCCAAGTCTCAGCTCCTCTCAAAGCCCACCATGATGGTTATGCCCAGTGCTGGAGGGAGACCATGACCTTCCTGTCTGCCAATTCCAAACTGGACATGGCTCTTCAGCATCTAAACCATTGTCAAGAAACTCAGAGAGCCCAGAAAGATCTCCACGTTTCTCCAGTCAACCTTCAGTCCAGCCAGGTTTCTGTCAAGCAAGAGATGAACACCAGCAGAGCTGTCTGGAGGCCTTGGTAG
- the LOC136697741 gene encoding transcription factor HES-5-like, which yields MAPTFLATSDYSKLSNKEKHKLRKPVVEKMRRDRINNCIEQLKVMLEKEFHQQDPNTKLEKADILEMTVVFLKQQLQPQVSAPLKAHHDGYAQCWGETMNLLSANSNLDMTPQHFSQCQEAQRVQEDLHVSPATFQTSQVSVKQETDTSRAVWRPW from the exons ATGGCTCCTACCTTCCTAGCTACTTCTGACTACTCTAAGCTTTCCAACAAGGAAAAACATAAA TTAAGGAAACCAGTTGTGGAGAAAATGCGCAGAGATCGCATCAACAACTGCATTGAGCAACTCAAGGTGATGCTGGAGAAGGAGTTCCACCAGCAGGACCCTAACACCAAGCTGGAGAAGGCTGACATTCTGGAGATGACTGTGGTCTTCCTCAAGCAACAGCTGCAGCCCCAGGTCTCAGCTCCTCTCAAAGCCCACCATGATGGTTATGCCCAGTGCTGGGGAGAGACCATGAACCTTCTGTCAGCAAATTCCAATCTTGACATGACACCTCAGCATTTCAGTCAATGCCAAGAAGCTCAGAGGGTTCAAGAAGATCTCCACGTATCTCCAGCCACTTTTCAGACCAGCCAGGTTTCTGTCAAGCAAGAGACTGACACCAGCAGAGCTGTCTGGAGGCCTTGGTAG
- the LOC136697712 gene encoding transcription factor HES-5-like, with protein MAPALTSATTISKEHLPLHNKLRKPVVEKMRRDRINSSIEQLKTLLAPELLKQQPDYKLERAEILEMTVSFLRRLQQQQQPAFSSSAAAVSHGFSKCVHEIVHFLSKEEVKTQSQRQLLKHFQNLPPSADEKWRESVVPLLSSSDQQSTSKDKSSVKSALWRPW; from the exons ATGGCTCCTGCTCTCACTTCAGCAACGACCATCTCAAAGGAGCACCTCCCTCTCCACAACAAG TTGAGAAAGCCAGTGGTGGAGAAGATGCGCAGAGATCGTATCAACAGCAGTATTGAGCAGCTCAAGACTCTCCTGGCTCCAGAGCTCCTCAAGCAGCAGCCCGACTACAAGCTGGAGAGAGCAGAGATCCTGGAGATGACCGTCAGCTTCCTGAGACGActtcagcagcagcaacagcccgcattctccagcagtGCAGCAGCTGTGAGTCATGGCTTCTCCAAATGTGTCCATGAGATTGTCCACTTCCTGTCCAAAGAGGAAGTGAAGACACAGTCTCAGAGACAACTGCTGAAGCACTTCCAGAACCTGCCACCATCAGCAGATGAGAAATGGAGGGAAAGTGTTGTACCTCTGCTGAGCTCCTCAGACCAACAGAGCACCAGCAAAGACAAGAGTTCTGTCAAGAGCGCCCTCTGGAGGCCATGGTAG
- the LOC136697814 gene encoding transcription factor HES-5-like, whose amino-acid sequence MAPALTSATTISKEHLPLHNKLRKPVVEKMRRDRINSSIEQLKTLLAPELLKQQPDSKLERAEILEMTVSFLRRLQQQQQPAFSSSAAAVSQDFSKCVHEIVHFLSKEELKTQSQRQLLKHFQNLPPSADEKWRESAVPLLSSSDQQSTSKDKSSVKSALWRPW is encoded by the exons ATGGCTCCTGCTCTCACTTCAGCAACGACCATCTCAAAGGAGCACCTCCCTCTCCACAACAAG TTGAGAAAGCCAGTGGTGGAGAAGATGCGCAGAGATCGTATCAACAGCAGCATTGAGCAGCTCAAGACTCTCCTGGCTCCAGAGCTCCTCAAGCAGCAGCCCGACTCCAAGCTGGAGAGAGCAGAGATCCTGGAGATGACCGTCAGCTTCCTGAGACGActtcagcagcagcaacagcccgcattctccagcagtGCAGCAGCTGTGAGTCAGGACTTCTCTAAATGTGTCCATGAGATTGTCCACTTCCTGTCCAAAGAGGAATTGAAGACACAGTCTCAGAGACAACTGCTGAAGCACTTCCAGAACCTGCCACCATCAGCAGATGAGAAATGGAGGGAAAGTGCTGTACCCTTGCTGAGCTCCTCAGACCAACAGAGCACCAGCAAAGACAAGAGTTCAGTCAAGAGCGCCCTCTGGAGGCCCTGGTAG
- the LOC136697815 gene encoding transcription factor HES-5-like produces MAPALTSATTISKEHLPLHNKLRKPVVEKMRRDRINSSIEQLKTLLAPELLKQQPDSKLERAEILEMTVSFLRRLQQQKQPAFSSSAAAVSQGFSKCVHEIVHFLSKEEVKTQSQRQLLKHFQNLSPSADEKWRESAVPLLSSSDQQSTSKDKSSVKSALWRPW; encoded by the exons ATGGCTCCTGCTCTCACTTCAGCAACGACCATCTCAAAGGAGCACCTCCCTCTCCACAACAAG TTGAGAAAGCCAGTGGTGGAGAAGATGCGCAGAGATCGTATCAACAGCAGCATTGAGCAGCTCAAGACTCTCCTGGCTCCAGAGCTCCTCAAGCAGCAGCCCGACTCCAAGCTGGAGAGAGCAGAGATCCTGGAGATGACCGTCAGCTTCCTGAGACGACTTCAGCAGCAGAAAcagcccgcattctccagcagtGCAGCAGCTGTGAGTCAGGGCTTCTCCAAATGTGTCCATGAGATTGTCCACTTCCTGTCCAAAGAGGAAGTGAAGACACAGTCTCAGAGACAACTGCTGAAGCACTTCCAGAACCTGTCACCATCAGCAGATGAGAAATGGAGGGAAAGTGCTGTACCTCTGCTGAGCTCCTCAGACCAGCAGAGCACCAGCAAAGACAAGAGTTCAGTCAAGAGCGCCCTCTGGAGGCCATGGTAG
- the LOC136697283 gene encoding transcription factor HES-5-like — protein MAPVTENIKITEENRKFRKVLVEKSRRERINSCMEQLRTLFCQTMQISEENTAFRLEKADILEIAVSVLRFKAFSRANSSYARGFSHCLQETLRHMTLHARPQPRATEAVQRFYVRQRSRLLLRRGHLNHKPKKTSASSSTAALWRPWTNNRAFTE, from the exons ATGGCGCCAGTcactgaaaacataaaaataacagaGGAAAATCGCAAA ttTCGCAAAGTTCTTGTGGAGAAAAGTCGGAGAGAGCGAATTAACAGTTGTATGGAGCAGCTGAGGACTCTCTTCTGCCAAACAATGCAAATATCAGAGGAAAACACGGCGTTTAGACTCGAGAAAGCCGACATTTTAGAGATAGCTGTGAGTGTCCTCAGATTCAAAGCGTTTTCCCGCGCAAATTCTAGCTACGCGCGCGGCTTTTCACATTGTTTACAAGAAACCCTGCGCCACATGACTCTGCACGCGCGCCCCCAGCCCCGTGCCACCGAGGCCGTCCAGCGCTTCTACGTCCGTCAGAGGTCAAGACTGTTGCTGCGGCGGGGTCATCTGAACCACAAGCCTAAGAAAACGTCTGCCTCAAGTTCCACAGCTGCACTGTGGAGACCGTGGACAAATAACCGAGCTTTTACCGAATAG